A part of Microbulbifer sp. MI-G genomic DNA contains:
- a CDS encoding cyclic nucleotide-binding domain-containing protein, producing MEIKPLIDYPRDAVDRLLNTIHLFRDIRASSEWQYTVLLKRSRLVSLQPGEQLLRAGEVDQWLYFLLRGELQVHVDTAGEMTEMAAERLLAVIRPGELFGDLSMLLSEPRSANVLASRHSRDTQVLGLDCTLFSDLDDLSLLQLPAKLIFYRNMVHSLRWKLEVYRSKYPGHQLADSHRKIKLYTGPKRCREELLALSEQARGLARILLDWNAEFGSGELVDGESDMQDFLESMLS from the coding sequence ATGGAAATCAAACCTCTGATCGATTACCCACGGGATGCCGTGGATCGGTTGCTCAACACTATTCATCTGTTTCGTGATATCCGCGCTTCCAGTGAGTGGCAGTACACTGTTTTGCTCAAGCGCTCCCGATTGGTCAGTTTACAGCCGGGAGAGCAATTGCTCCGTGCCGGAGAGGTGGATCAGTGGCTTTATTTCTTGCTGCGGGGCGAGTTGCAAGTGCATGTGGATACCGCCGGCGAAATGACGGAAATGGCTGCTGAGCGCCTCCTGGCGGTGATTCGCCCGGGAGAATTGTTTGGCGATCTGTCCATGCTGCTATCGGAACCCCGCAGCGCCAACGTGCTCGCTTCGCGTCACAGCCGCGACACCCAGGTACTGGGCCTGGATTGCACGCTGTTTAGTGATCTGGATGACCTCTCTCTGTTGCAGTTGCCGGCAAAACTGATTTTTTACCGCAATATGGTTCACTCATTACGCTGGAAACTGGAAGTCTATCGCTCGAAGTACCCGGGTCATCAGCTGGCCGACAGCCACCGCAAAATTAAACTCTACACGGGTCCCAAGCGCTGCCGGGAGGAATTGCTGGCACTGTCGGAACAGGCCCGTGGGTTGGCGCGCATTCTGCTGGACTGGAATGCGGAGTTTGGTTCCGGCGAGTTGGTAGATGGTGAGTCGGATATGCAGGATTTTCTGGAATCGATGCTCTCTTGA
- a CDS encoding TonB family protein, with protein MKPIKTVVSLLLITVTVSAKAVPLLNGLAVEKQFNKDLYIAAVYSETLTDETAILLDSNAPRRLEVRIIASSLPARRFRNQWMEGIAINNRSDTLSSQSESMLTFANLFKGRFLRGDRLAIEFAADTGVTRVVLNGITLGEIGDPDFYNTLLLAWIGPVPPSTGFRDGLLSAGNVASSLLTTYEALEPSSERIAELQLRQISVEETLAAQTPVAEEILPKPTLEVADLPPPTLALAPNPTSTTPNPASDTPNPASATTSPATDNASVEPVEAAAVELAQGTPATETPAAYREEVVEDMEEEEAPLTADLILARQIYHSALLRHTFRHIRYPKRAQERGHEGSVRLNVVINTRGEVQEILAVQESRYSSLNREAIAAVERAGPYPAVPAQLGSDSFSFTVPITFDIPD; from the coding sequence ATGAAACCGATAAAAACTGTCGTCTCACTCTTGCTAATCACCGTCACGGTATCCGCCAAAGCGGTACCGCTGCTGAACGGTCTTGCAGTCGAAAAACAATTCAACAAGGATCTCTATATCGCCGCCGTTTATTCGGAAACTCTCACAGATGAAACGGCCATCCTGCTCGACAGCAACGCACCGCGCCGGCTGGAAGTACGCATCATCGCCAGCAGCCTGCCCGCGCGCCGCTTTCGCAATCAGTGGATGGAGGGGATCGCCATCAATAACCGCAGCGATACCCTGAGCAGCCAGTCAGAATCCATGCTGACTTTCGCCAACCTGTTCAAAGGCCGCTTTTTACGTGGCGACCGCCTGGCAATTGAGTTTGCCGCTGACACCGGCGTCACCAGAGTTGTACTGAACGGCATTACCCTCGGGGAAATCGGCGATCCGGATTTCTATAATACCCTTTTGCTGGCCTGGATTGGCCCGGTTCCTCCATCTACCGGCTTTCGCGATGGGCTGCTCTCCGCGGGCAACGTGGCAAGCAGCCTGCTCACCACTTACGAAGCGCTCGAACCCAGCAGCGAACGCATTGCAGAACTTCAACTGAGGCAAATCAGCGTGGAGGAGACCCTGGCAGCGCAGACCCCGGTGGCTGAAGAAATCCTGCCCAAACCGACCTTGGAGGTGGCTGATCTTCCCCCTCCCACCCTGGCCCTGGCGCCAAACCCTACATCGACCACGCCAAACCCTGCATCGGATACGCCAAACCCTGCCTCAGCCACGACAAGCCCTGCCACGGACAATGCAAGCGTCGAGCCCGTTGAAGCCGCAGCCGTGGAACTGGCCCAGGGGACACCGGCCACTGAAACGCCCGCGGCGTACAGGGAAGAAGTTGTAGAGGATATGGAAGAAGAGGAGGCGCCGCTGACAGCCGATCTGATCCTCGCCCGCCAGATATACCATTCCGCACTGCTACGCCACACTTTCCGCCACATTCGCTACCCCAAGCGTGCCCAGGAACGGGGCCATGAGGGCAGCGTACGCCTCAATGTGGTGATTAACACCCGGGGGGAAGTGCAGGAAATCCTGGCAGTGCAGGAATCCCGCTATTCCAGTCTCAACCGTGAGGCAATCGCTGCCGTTGAGCGGGCCGGTCCCTATCCTGCGGTGCCTGCACAACTGGGGTCAGACAGCTTCAGCTTCACAGTGCCAATTACTTTTGACATCCCCGATTGA
- a CDS encoding M13 family metallopeptidase: MKKLLLPVAILGILTSPSLTLTALAHNHPDPTHSKVAPEQERPSSGIDLTALDTTVRPQDDFFSYVNGTWLKNTEIPADKSRWGGFSILRDQSTEQVKALIMQAGQNTGSDGDKQVGDLYNSFMNEKLIEKKGLSAVSGELAKVDAIKSRKDLTDFFAYADIAGYNVPFGGTIYQDLKQVENYIPFLWQAGLGLPDRDYYFEDSEKSRKLRRAYKEYLVQIQELAGLKNAKAFSDRIFNLEEHLAEHQRSRLDNRDPEKYYNKKSVTELKKLMPAVDWDSYLAKARLAKAESFIVGQPEYLEAANAMIADTDMATWKRYLKVRVLSAMAPYMHSALVQAHFDFYSTAIRGVKQMEPRWKRGVQFVNGAVGELVGKRYVEKHFPPEAKARMIVLVDNLKDAYRESIQSLEWMGEDTRKQALAKLENFTTKIGYPDKWRDYSALQVDANNLVGNVLAANLFEASHERNKLGKPIDRSAWGMSPQTVNAYYNPTMNEIVFPAAILQPPFFNVHADDAVNYGGIGGVIGHEIGHGFDDKGSKFDGKGYLNNWWTDSDRSNFEGLTSKLVSQYNAFEPLEGEHINGELTLGENIGDLSGLGIAYKAYKMSLNGEEAPVIDGFTGDQRVFMGWAQVWRSKMRDKALSSRMKTDTHSPAKYRVQGVLPNIEAFYEAFDVKAGDGMYLPEEERVKIW; encoded by the coding sequence ATGAAAAAACTACTATTACCAGTTGCTATCCTTGGCATACTCACCAGCCCCTCGTTAACCCTGACTGCGCTGGCCCACAATCACCCGGACCCCACCCACAGCAAGGTCGCCCCTGAGCAGGAGAGGCCCTCTTCCGGTATTGATCTCACCGCACTGGATACCACTGTGCGTCCGCAGGATGATTTCTTTTCCTATGTAAACGGCACCTGGCTGAAGAACACCGAGATTCCTGCGGACAAATCCCGCTGGGGCGGATTCTCGATCCTGCGGGACCAGAGCACCGAGCAGGTGAAAGCACTGATTATGCAAGCGGGCCAAAACACCGGCAGCGACGGCGATAAACAGGTCGGTGACCTCTACAACAGCTTTATGAATGAAAAGCTGATCGAGAAGAAAGGTCTGTCTGCTGTGTCTGGTGAACTGGCCAAAGTCGATGCTATCAAGTCCCGCAAAGATCTGACGGACTTTTTCGCTTATGCCGATATCGCCGGCTACAACGTGCCTTTTGGCGGCACTATCTACCAAGACCTGAAACAGGTCGAAAACTACATCCCCTTCCTCTGGCAGGCGGGCCTGGGGCTGCCGGACCGCGATTACTATTTCGAGGATAGCGAGAAGAGTCGGAAACTGCGCAGAGCCTATAAAGAGTATCTGGTACAAATCCAGGAGTTAGCGGGGCTCAAGAATGCCAAAGCCTTCTCCGACAGGATCTTCAATTTGGAAGAGCACCTGGCTGAACACCAGCGCAGCCGACTGGACAATCGCGACCCTGAGAAATATTACAACAAGAAATCCGTGACGGAGCTGAAAAAACTGATGCCTGCGGTGGACTGGGACAGTTACCTGGCCAAGGCCAGGCTGGCCAAAGCCGAGAGTTTTATCGTCGGCCAGCCCGAGTACCTGGAAGCGGCGAACGCGATGATTGCCGATACCGATATGGCGACCTGGAAACGCTATCTGAAGGTCAGGGTCCTGTCCGCGATGGCACCCTACATGCACAGTGCACTGGTGCAGGCCCACTTCGATTTCTACAGCACTGCCATTCGCGGTGTCAAGCAGATGGAGCCACGCTGGAAGCGCGGCGTACAGTTTGTCAATGGTGCAGTGGGCGAACTGGTCGGCAAGCGCTATGTCGAGAAGCATTTCCCACCGGAAGCCAAGGCGCGCATGATCGTTCTGGTGGATAATCTCAAGGATGCGTATCGCGAGTCCATCCAGTCCCTTGAGTGGATGGGAGAGGATACCCGCAAGCAGGCGCTGGCCAAGCTGGAAAATTTCACCACTAAAATTGGCTACCCGGACAAGTGGCGCGATTATTCCGCCCTTCAGGTGGATGCGAATAACCTGGTAGGTAATGTGCTGGCCGCCAATCTGTTTGAGGCCAGCCATGAACGCAATAAACTCGGCAAACCCATTGATCGCAGCGCCTGGGGCATGAGCCCGCAGACCGTTAACGCCTACTACAACCCGACGATGAATGAGATCGTCTTCCCCGCTGCGATTCTGCAGCCGCCCTTCTTTAACGTACATGCGGACGACGCGGTGAACTACGGTGGTATCGGTGGCGTCATCGGCCATGAAATTGGTCATGGCTTCGACGACAAGGGCAGCAAGTTCGATGGCAAGGGCTACCTGAATAATTGGTGGACCGATTCCGACCGCAGCAACTTTGAAGGCCTCACCAGCAAACTGGTCTCCCAGTACAACGCTTTTGAACCGCTGGAAGGCGAGCACATCAACGGCGAGCTGACCCTGGGTGAGAATATCGGCGACCTGTCCGGCCTGGGCATTGCGTACAAAGCGTATAAAATGTCTCTCAATGGCGAAGAGGCCCCGGTGATTGACGGCTTTACTGGCGATCAGCGCGTTTTTATGGGCTGGGCTCAGGTCTGGCGCAGCAAGATGCGTGACAAGGCGCTTAGCAGCCGTATGAAGACGGATACTCACTCCCCCGCCAAGTACCGGGTACAGGGTGTACTGCCCAATATCGAAGCGTTTTACGAAGCTTTCGATGTGAAAGCGGGCGACGGCATGTACCTGCCCGAGGAAGAGCGGGTAAAAATCTGGTAA
- a CDS encoding MFS transporter, translating to MAHRTQLQLLTSRRFLPFFLTQFLGAFNDNVYKNALIVMIAFRLMESEANALINVAAGLFILPFFLFSASAGQLADKYDKSRLIRLIKLGEICIGALGVTALYSGSNIFCLAVLFLLGVQSAFFGPVKYAILPQHLKRSELVGGNALVEMGTFVGILTGTIVGGLLAGLTGQGENGLFYLSLVIMGAATLGYLSSRRIPMAPAPAPNLRVNPNPLTQTKSILAKTAKTPSIFYAIIGISWFWLMGAAYLTQIPSFTKNVLGGDESVVTLLLCIFTIGIALGSLLCERLSNGHIELGLVPLGAAGLTITGIALSAAGGNFVELQQAGLEAFLNRDGAFAILTCLVLIGICGGLYIVPLYAMMQDRSAAEIRAQIISINNILNALFMVVSALLGLFFLNVLEVTIPQFFLVIALMNAAVAIFVFTRVPEFAMRLLIWMLSHTMYRVKHEGLEQIPAQGPALIACNHVSYVDALLLAGAVRRPIRFIMYKPIYEIPVLHFIFRTGRAIPICSRLQDPKGYEMAFSAIEQGLKNGDLLCIFPEGQLTKDGELQPFKAGIEKILERTPVPVIPMALRGLWGSFFSHNGGQALTTWPQRFWSKVSVVAGCPIEATDAKAQTLHEQVLDLRGEQR from the coding sequence ATGGCCCATCGCACTCAGCTCCAGCTACTCACCAGCCGCCGCTTCCTGCCTTTCTTCCTCACCCAGTTTCTCGGTGCGTTTAACGATAATGTGTATAAAAATGCACTGATCGTGATGATTGCTTTTCGCTTGATGGAAAGTGAGGCCAACGCCCTGATCAATGTTGCAGCGGGCCTGTTTATCCTGCCCTTCTTTCTCTTTTCCGCCTCCGCCGGCCAGCTGGCCGACAAGTATGATAAAAGCCGCCTGATCAGGCTGATCAAGCTGGGGGAAATCTGTATTGGCGCACTCGGGGTAACCGCCCTCTACAGCGGCAGCAATATATTCTGCCTCGCCGTCCTCTTTCTGCTGGGTGTGCAGTCGGCATTCTTCGGCCCGGTTAAATACGCTATCCTGCCCCAGCATCTGAAACGCTCCGAGTTGGTTGGCGGCAATGCGCTGGTGGAAATGGGCACCTTTGTCGGCATCCTCACCGGGACCATCGTCGGCGGCCTTCTGGCGGGGCTAACCGGCCAGGGGGAAAACGGTCTTTTTTACCTGAGCCTGGTGATTATGGGTGCAGCAACCCTGGGGTACCTGTCCAGCCGCAGGATCCCAATGGCACCGGCACCAGCGCCAAACCTGCGGGTCAACCCGAACCCCCTCACCCAGACAAAAAGCATCCTGGCAAAAACCGCCAAAACCCCTTCCATTTTCTACGCGATTATCGGTATCTCCTGGTTCTGGCTGATGGGCGCAGCCTACCTGACGCAGATTCCCAGCTTTACCAAAAACGTTCTGGGTGGTGACGAATCCGTTGTCACCCTGCTGTTGTGCATATTTACCATCGGTATAGCCCTGGGTTCACTACTGTGTGAGCGCCTGTCCAATGGGCACATTGAGTTGGGCCTGGTTCCTCTCGGTGCCGCCGGCCTCACCATCACCGGCATCGCCCTGTCCGCAGCCGGTGGCAATTTTGTCGAGCTGCAGCAGGCGGGTCTGGAAGCCTTCCTGAACCGTGATGGTGCCTTCGCGATCCTCACCTGCCTGGTGCTGATCGGCATCTGTGGCGGCCTCTACATCGTGCCGCTCTACGCGATGATGCAGGACCGTTCGGCTGCCGAAATCCGCGCGCAGATTATCTCCATCAACAATATCCTCAATGCCCTGTTTATGGTGGTTTCGGCCCTGCTCGGCCTCTTTTTCCTAAATGTGCTGGAGGTCACTATCCCCCAGTTCTTCCTGGTTATCGCCCTGATGAACGCCGCAGTGGCCATCTTTGTCTTTACCAGAGTGCCGGAGTTCGCGATGCGCCTGTTGATCTGGATGCTGTCCCATACGATGTACCGGGTAAAGCACGAGGGTCTGGAACAGATTCCCGCCCAGGGACCCGCACTAATCGCCTGCAACCATGTCAGTTACGTGGACGCCCTCCTGCTGGCGGGCGCGGTGCGCCGCCCCATACGCTTTATTATGTACAAACCGATTTATGAGATTCCGGTGCTGCACTTTATTTTCCGCACCGGGCGCGCCATTCCCATCTGCTCCAGGCTGCAGGATCCCAAGGGATACGAAATGGCATTTAGTGCCATAGAACAGGGCCTGAAAAACGGGGACCTGCTGTGTATTTTCCCCGAGGGGCAGCTCACCAAAGACGGGGAATTACAACCCTTCAAGGCCGGCATCGAAAAAATACTGGAACGCACCCCGGTGCCGGTGATTCCCATGGCACTGCGCGGTCTTTGGGGCAGCTTCTTCAGCCATAACGGTGGCCAGGCCCTCACCACCTGGCCACAGCGCTTTTGGTCCAAAGTCAGCGTCGTGGCGGGTTGCCCCATCGAAGCCACCGATGCCAAGGCGCAGACACTGCACGAGCAAGTATTGGATTTGCGCGGGGAACAGCGCTGA
- a CDS encoding cytochrome c/FTR1 family iron permease, with protein sequence MRLFPYLARLFVVLLAITMIPAQAQQTGLSEQQLRQLMQMAEYIGVDYSEAVADGEVINTDEYTEMEEFAQLLMDRGQQLPDSPEARVIRAEALALQGAIARKASLAAVQKHTARLRQGLLSIAPALSLPSALLSLNESRALYRAQCTSCHGVEGRGDGPLAAALEPAPTNFHERERAENRSLLGLYDAISNGIDGTAMTAFKNLSEQQRWSLAFYVGSLAFAGEAPAEEGSEPSLQDLVMYSPAVLRSDRPDLSVQSVAALRADPSALFSKVQNGSEAPLEVARAQLQRSLAAYRQGDYANAHTLAISAYLDGFELAENALDSVDADLRVATERALLGLRAQLNAGSDPRRVEAQVQGILEQLTRAQSLMADSSLSDAALFIASLVILLREGLEALLVVIALVAILVKTGRRDALKFVHLGWIGAFAAGVATWVAAQSVITISGASREVMEGLAALLAAVVLFYVGFWMHSKTRTQEWQNYIQDSINRSLSTGALWGVAGLAFIAVYREIFETILFYQALLTQTSATQYNALWAGMASGAALLAVLGFALMHYSARLPIGKFFSATTYILLGLSFVLAGKAVAALQEAAWIGITPLPVAFSFDWLGIYPTWQGIGLQAAILAAALWLILSNHNPDRAALKSV encoded by the coding sequence ATGCGCCTTTTCCCCTATCTGGCCCGCCTGTTTGTGGTGCTGCTGGCCATTACGATGATCCCCGCCCAGGCCCAGCAAACCGGCCTTTCCGAACAGCAACTGCGCCAGTTGATGCAGATGGCGGAGTATATTGGTGTGGACTATTCGGAGGCAGTGGCCGACGGTGAGGTGATCAACACGGATGAGTACACGGAAATGGAGGAATTTGCCCAACTGCTGATGGATCGTGGGCAGCAATTGCCGGATTCGCCCGAGGCGCGCGTAATCCGCGCCGAGGCTCTGGCTCTGCAGGGCGCGATAGCGCGCAAGGCGAGTCTTGCGGCGGTGCAGAAACATACCGCCAGGCTGCGTCAGGGGCTGCTCTCCATCGCGCCGGCCCTCTCCCTGCCCAGCGCACTGCTCAGCCTCAATGAGAGCCGTGCACTCTACCGGGCCCAGTGCACCTCCTGTCACGGTGTGGAAGGGCGAGGAGATGGACCCCTGGCGGCCGCACTGGAGCCGGCGCCCACCAATTTCCACGAGCGCGAGCGCGCAGAAAACCGCTCTCTGCTAGGGCTTTACGATGCCATCAGTAACGGAATTGACGGCACTGCAATGACCGCCTTCAAGAACCTGAGCGAACAACAGCGCTGGTCCCTGGCTTTTTACGTGGGTAGCCTGGCATTTGCCGGAGAGGCCCCTGCCGAGGAGGGGAGCGAGCCGAGCCTGCAGGATCTGGTCATGTACAGCCCGGCGGTATTGCGCAGTGACCGCCCGGACCTATCTGTGCAGTCGGTGGCGGCCCTGCGGGCTGATCCGAGCGCCCTGTTTTCCAAAGTACAAAATGGCTCCGAGGCCCCCCTTGAGGTGGCGCGCGCACAGCTGCAACGGTCCCTGGCGGCCTACCGGCAGGGGGATTATGCCAACGCCCACACCCTGGCGATCAGCGCTTACCTGGACGGTTTTGAATTGGCGGAGAATGCCCTGGACTCTGTGGACGCGGACCTGCGTGTGGCGACGGAACGCGCTCTGCTGGGCTTGCGTGCCCAATTGAATGCCGGCAGTGATCCCCGTCGCGTGGAAGCGCAGGTTCAGGGCATTCTGGAGCAGCTGACACGTGCCCAATCGCTGATGGCGGATTCCAGCCTGTCCGATGCTGCTCTGTTTATCGCGAGCCTGGTGATCCTCTTGCGGGAGGGATTGGAAGCGCTGTTGGTGGTGATAGCACTGGTCGCCATACTGGTAAAAACCGGCCGTCGCGATGCACTGAAATTCGTGCACCTTGGCTGGATTGGCGCTTTCGCCGCAGGCGTGGCTACCTGGGTCGCCGCCCAGAGCGTCATTACCATCAGTGGTGCCAGTCGCGAAGTGATGGAGGGTTTGGCTGCACTTTTGGCGGCAGTGGTGCTCTTCTATGTGGGTTTTTGGATGCACAGCAAAACCCGCACACAGGAATGGCAAAACTATATTCAGGACAGTATCAACCGCAGCCTGAGTACTGGTGCCCTATGGGGGGTTGCCGGGCTGGCATTTATCGCGGTGTACCGGGAGATTTTTGAAACGATCCTGTTCTACCAAGCTCTGCTAACACAGACTTCTGCCACTCAGTACAACGCGCTCTGGGCTGGCATGGCCTCCGGTGCTGCACTGCTCGCTGTACTGGGTTTCGCCCTGATGCATTACTCGGCGCGCCTGCCGATCGGCAAGTTTTTTTCCGCGACTACCTATATTCTGCTGGGGCTGTCTTTCGTGCTCGCAGGGAAGGCAGTCGCGGCACTGCAGGAAGCGGCCTGGATCGGGATTACCCCACTGCCGGTGGCGTTCAGTTTTGACTGGCTGGGCATTTATCCCACCTGGCAGGGTATCGGTCTGCAAGCGGCCATCCTGGCAGCAGCCCTGTGGCTGATACTCAGTAATCACAATCCCGATCGGGCCGCGCTTAAATCGGTGTAA
- a CDS encoding glutathione peroxidase — MADLYSIPIETADGKASSLEAYKGKLLLVVNTASQCGFTKQYKGLEALYNSYKARGLVVLGFPCNQFGNQEPGSNEEIQTFCTLNFGVSFPVYAKLDVNGPAAHPLFVELKRRAPGLLGTEGIKWNFTKFLISRDGKAVKRFAPKDTPESLQAEIEQML, encoded by the coding sequence ATGGCCGACCTCTACTCAATTCCCATCGAAACTGCCGACGGTAAAGCCTCCTCACTGGAAGCCTATAAAGGCAAGCTCCTCCTAGTGGTAAACACCGCCAGTCAGTGCGGCTTTACCAAGCAATACAAAGGGTTGGAAGCACTTTACAACAGCTATAAAGCGCGTGGTCTGGTGGTACTGGGCTTTCCCTGCAACCAGTTTGGCAACCAGGAGCCCGGCAGCAACGAGGAAATCCAGACGTTTTGCACACTGAATTTCGGGGTCAGCTTTCCGGTCTACGCCAAGCTGGATGTCAACGGTCCCGCGGCACACCCGCTATTTGTGGAGCTCAAGAGGCGCGCCCCTGGCCTACTCGGCACCGAGGGCATCAAGTGGAACTTCACCAAATTCCTGATCAGCAGGGACGGCAAAGCGGTGAAACGCTTTGCCCCCAAAGATACCCCCGAGTCCCTGCAGGCTGAAATTGAACAGATGTTGTAA
- a CDS encoding 2-isopropylmalate synthase codes for MSIQKDKLIIFDTTLRDGEQSPGASMSKEEKVRIARLLERMRVDVIEAGFAIASPGDFEAVKAVAETVRESRVCSLARAVNADILRAGEALEKANASRIHTFIATSPIHMQYKLQMAPEDVLQQAVQAVKTARQFTDDVEFSLEDGSRSEPDFMYRIIEAVIAAGAGTINIPDTVGYGEPGEYGALFRRVIEHVPNSDRAIFSTHCHNDLGLAVANSLSAVMNGVRQVECTINGLGERAGNASLEEIVMAVQTRQDLYPVETGIDTRHIVPTSRLVSSVTGFPVQPNKAIVGANAFAHESGIHQDGVLKHRETYEIMRAEDVGWGQNRLVLGKHSGRAAVRARYEELGVAFSDPETFQQVFQRFKILADKKHEIFDEDLHSLITGSETPVERFHLQDLDVRSKIGSAPQAFISLLVEGESHQTEACGSGPVDAIFKAIERIVGSGADLKLYSVNAVTQGTDSQGSVTVRLEKDGHLVNGVGADTDILVASAQAYMDALNLLAMGESKKQGV; via the coding sequence ATGAGCATCCAGAAAGATAAATTAATTATTTTTGATACGACGTTGCGCGATGGTGAACAGAGTCCAGGCGCCTCCATGTCCAAAGAGGAGAAGGTCCGCATTGCCCGCCTGCTCGAGCGCATGCGTGTGGACGTGATTGAGGCCGGCTTTGCCATTGCCAGCCCCGGCGACTTCGAAGCGGTAAAGGCGGTTGCCGAAACCGTGCGCGAATCCCGTGTTTGCAGCCTCGCGCGGGCAGTCAATGCGGATATCCTGCGCGCCGGGGAAGCCCTGGAAAAAGCCAACGCCTCCCGTATTCATACTTTCATTGCCACTTCACCGATCCATATGCAGTACAAGCTGCAAATGGCTCCGGAAGATGTACTCCAGCAGGCGGTGCAAGCGGTGAAAACCGCCCGTCAGTTTACCGACGATGTGGAGTTTTCCCTGGAGGATGGCAGCCGCTCCGAACCGGACTTTATGTACCGTATTATCGAGGCGGTAATCGCGGCCGGCGCGGGCACCATCAATATTCCCGATACTGTCGGCTATGGTGAACCCGGCGAGTACGGTGCCCTGTTCCGGCGGGTGATCGAGCATGTGCCCAATTCCGACAGGGCCATCTTCTCTACCCATTGCCACAACGACCTGGGTCTGGCGGTGGCCAACTCCCTGTCCGCCGTCATGAACGGCGTGCGCCAGGTGGAATGCACCATCAATGGTCTGGGTGAGCGCGCGGGCAATGCCTCCCTGGAGGAAATCGTGATGGCGGTACAGACCCGCCAGGATCTCTATCCGGTAGAAACCGGCATCGATACCCGCCATATCGTGCCCACCTCGCGCCTGGTCTCCTCTGTTACCGGATTCCCTGTACAACCCAACAAAGCTATTGTCGGCGCCAACGCCTTCGCCCATGAATCCGGTATTCATCAGGACGGTGTGCTCAAGCACCGTGAAACCTATGAAATTATGCGCGCCGAGGATGTGGGTTGGGGACAGAACCGTCTGGTGCTGGGCAAGCACTCGGGAAGGGCCGCGGTGCGCGCACGCTACGAGGAACTGGGGGTCGCGTTCTCCGACCCGGAAACCTTCCAACAGGTTTTCCAGCGTTTTAAGATACTGGCAGACAAAAAGCACGAGATTTTTGATGAGGACCTGCACTCTTTGATCACCGGTAGCGAAACCCCGGTGGAGCGTTTCCACCTGCAGGATCTGGATGTGCGCAGCAAGATCGGCAGCGCACCCCAGGCTTTTATCAGCCTGCTGGTAGAGGGTGAGTCGCACCAGACCGAAGCCTGCGGCAGCGGCCCGGTGGACGCCATTTTCAAGGCCATAGAACGCATCGTTGGCAGCGGCGCCGATCTGAAACTCTACTCGGTGAATGCCGTTACCCAGGGCACCGACTCCCAGGGTTCGGTGACCGTGCGCCTGGAAAAAGACGGTCACCTGGTCAATGGTGTCGGTGCCGACACCGATATTCTGGTTGCCTCGGCACAGGCCTACATGGATGCGTTAAACTTGCTCGCCATGGGTGAAAGCAAGAAACAAGGCGTGTAA
- the rimI gene encoding ribosomal protein S18-alanine N-acetyltransferase — protein MRSSPATGLHLRRAEKADCSTLAGLAKSAHSRPWNQAQYLQSLVAGHQCWLLATDARAIGFCVFNQSGDEAEILDMVISPGWRRRGLAEQLLSHLIAQLPRHTRRLLLEVRTSNLAAHSLYRKLGFSEDGLRKNYYPADNGGREDAVLMSLALHPNVKEAG, from the coding sequence ATGAGGAGCTCACCCGCTACCGGTTTGCATCTGCGCCGGGCCGAGAAAGCGGATTGCAGCACCCTGGCCGGCCTGGCCAAAAGCGCCCACAGCCGCCCCTGGAATCAGGCTCAGTACCTGCAGAGCCTGGTGGCTGGTCACCAATGCTGGCTGCTTGCCACTGATGCGAGGGCCATTGGCTTTTGTGTATTCAACCAATCAGGTGACGAGGCTGAAATTCTGGACATGGTGATTTCACCCGGTTGGCGCCGGCGAGGCCTCGCTGAACAGCTGTTATCCCACCTGATTGCCCAGCTGCCCAGGCACACCCGGCGACTTCTGCTGGAAGTGCGCACCTCAAACCTCGCCGCACACTCACTCTACCGCAAACTGGGTTTTTCCGAGGACGGCTTGCGTAAGAATTACTACCCCGCAGACAATGGCGGGCGCGAGGATGCTGTGCTGATGAGTCTGGCCCTGCATCCGAACGTAAAGGAAGCGGGCTGA